A genomic window from Actinomycetaceae bacterium MB13-C1-2 includes:
- a CDS encoding DNA-formamidopyrimidine glycosylase family protein, producing the protein MPEGHSIRRLANTFEEWFVGSQCFTSSPQGRFERGAQLLNGRVMADSESVGKHLFLRFDDLESESTMPLWLHVHLGLYGAWRFHADSGVEVAASIGAPRRNNSYREVREDTGVVPLRRRENEGIAVDRTEAAADGLWQPPEPVGAVRLRIDNGRVAADLAGPTRCEVLTPEEVEGVIDRLGPDPLDHRSDPSALKARFVTNVRARKRPISELIMDQSVIAGVGNIYRAEGLFRQGISPNRKGANVSIPRLERLWDDYVYLLDKGVKEGRIITVRSEDRPDPEIAKDLDPEALRWYVYHRTGRNCLVCGNEISEKEVQGRRLFWCGTCQK; encoded by the coding sequence GTGCCAGAAGGACATTCGATAAGGCGGCTCGCAAACACCTTCGAAGAATGGTTCGTGGGTTCGCAGTGCTTCACTTCTTCGCCTCAAGGACGATTTGAACGAGGGGCGCAACTCCTGAATGGACGAGTAATGGCCGACTCTGAGTCGGTTGGAAAACATCTCTTTCTCCGCTTTGACGACCTTGAATCAGAGTCAACGATGCCGCTGTGGTTGCACGTTCACCTAGGTCTGTACGGTGCCTGGCGCTTCCATGCAGATAGCGGTGTAGAAGTTGCTGCCTCGATCGGTGCTCCCCGTCGAAACAACTCCTACCGAGAGGTTCGAGAGGATACGGGGGTCGTTCCTCTTCGAAGGAGAGAGAACGAGGGGATAGCGGTAGATCGAACTGAGGCGGCTGCCGATGGACTATGGCAGCCACCGGAGCCGGTCGGCGCTGTGCGTCTAAGAATAGACAACGGGAGAGTAGCAGCTGACCTGGCCGGACCTACCCGTTGCGAGGTGCTGACACCCGAGGAAGTTGAGGGAGTCATTGACCGCCTCGGTCCAGATCCTCTAGATCATCGCTCTGATCCCTCCGCGCTAAAGGCAAGATTCGTGACGAACGTTCGTGCCCGAAAACGGCCAATTAGCGAACTGATTATGGATCAGTCGGTTATCGCTGGAGTGGGCAACATTTACAGGGCCGAGGGACTATTTCGTCAGGGCATCTCCCCGAATCGAAAGGGGGCGAACGTCTCGATCCCTCGCCTTGAGCGCCTCTGGGACGATTATGTGTACCTGCTGGATAAGGGCGTGAAAGAGGGACGAATTATTACCGTTCGTTCCGAAGATAGACCTGATCCCGAGATCGCTAAAGACCTCGACCCTGAGGCTCTTCGTTGGTACGTCTACCACCGAACCGGTCGGAATTGCCTTGTTTGCGGCAACGAGATTAGCGAGAAAGAAGTGCAGGGCCGCAGGCTATTTTGGTGCGGTACCTGTCAAAAATAA
- a CDS encoding GNAT family N-acetyltransferase, which yields MTELTLKADASSVDSEPSVEGLQLATLTVYDLPALASLSLVAYKQRLTAENFWRATDEMRLYFEGALGTPRDDSFIGAWLDGELVGAVFCVLDAPFDDVPRGPFVLDLMVDPEHRRRGIATALVAELSQRTRDWGYDSVTLRLDMKQMPEAFNLYRRLGFAPIAEEIKEEHRV from the coding sequence ATGACCGAGCTAACACTTAAGGCAGATGCCTCGTCCGTTGATAGTGAGCCGTCGGTCGAGGGATTACAACTGGCCACGCTCACCGTCTACGATCTACCCGCGCTTGCATCACTGTCTCTTGTCGCATACAAGCAACGTCTTACCGCCGAGAACTTTTGGCGCGCGACCGATGAGATGCGACTTTACTTCGAGGGTGCCCTTGGCACCCCGAGAGACGATTCATTTATCGGCGCCTGGTTGGATGGTGAACTGGTTGGGGCCGTATTCTGTGTCTTGGATGCACCTTTCGACGACGTTCCTCGCGGGCCCTTTGTCCTCGACCTCATGGTTGATCCCGAGCACCGACGCCGTGGAATAGCCACCGCGCTGGTCGCCGAACTGTCACAGAGAACCAGAGACTGGGGCTATGACTCGGTTACACTTCGACTCGACATGAAGCAAATGCCTGAGGCCTTCAATCTCTATCGTCGACTGGGATTTGCCCCCATCGCTGAAGAAATCAAGGAAGAGCACCGAGTTTAG
- a CDS encoding sugar phosphate isomerase/epimerase family protein, with amino-acid sequence MAFGEKTLNGEAIGEAGPGAWAFQLAQVQANGFDCIDPTDVWVPFWEFDDAKLSEFERVVEDHGQRLASLSMGRRSVADQDRGDDYLRIAHRFVDLADKFGSQVVNIGYFGDLLPEQTKALWFWHADGFSSVPETRDIAILRTQELADHAARLGVRISLEMYEDSFCGTPEEAISMVQDIDRPNVGLNPDIGNLIRLHRPMPSGLDMYKQVLPYANFWHIKNYMRDEDPATGAYFTFPTPLETGIIDYRTVIQLALANGFDGVLMAEHYGGDWLGIQAQNMRYMREVLRQSESLIHERK; translated from the coding sequence ATGGCTTTTGGTGAAAAGACACTTAACGGAGAGGCTATTGGTGAGGCCGGGCCTGGAGCATGGGCGTTCCAGTTAGCTCAGGTTCAAGCTAATGGCTTTGATTGCATCGACCCGACTGATGTGTGGGTGCCCTTCTGGGAGTTCGATGACGCGAAACTGTCCGAATTCGAGAGAGTCGTGGAAGACCACGGGCAGCGATTGGCGTCGCTGTCCATGGGACGGCGGTCTGTGGCAGACCAGGATCGCGGAGACGACTATCTGCGTATTGCCCATCGTTTTGTCGATCTTGCGGACAAGTTTGGGTCTCAAGTAGTGAACATAGGGTACTTCGGAGATCTGTTGCCAGAGCAAACAAAGGCTCTATGGTTCTGGCACGCTGATGGATTTTCTAGTGTTCCAGAGACTCGAGACATCGCAATTTTACGGACTCAGGAACTCGCGGATCATGCAGCACGCCTCGGAGTTCGGATCTCGCTCGAAATGTATGAAGACTCTTTCTGTGGCACGCCAGAAGAGGCCATCTCCATGGTCCAGGATATTGACCGTCCAAACGTCGGATTGAACCCTGATATCGGCAATCTGATTCGGTTGCACCGCCCGATGCCGTCAGGGCTTGATATGTACAAGCAGGTGCTTCCGTACGCGAACTTCTGGCATATCAAGAACTATATGCGCGACGAAGATCCAGCAACCGGTGCATATTTCACGTTTCCGACACCCCTTGAGACCGGAATTATCGACTACCGAACTGTCATCCAGTTGGCGCTCGCGAATGGGTTTGACGGTGTACTCATGGCGGAGCACTACGGCGGTGACTGGTTGGGTATCCAAGCCCAGAATATGCGCTACATGCGTGAAGTTTTGCGGCAGTCGGAATCTCTGATCCACGAGCGGAAGTAG